From Synergistales bacterium, one genomic window encodes:
- a CDS encoding coproporphyrinogen III oxidase family protein, with translation MGSPPRELGVYLHVPFCLAKCPYCPFPSRPLRRREADAYLQALREELDLWKGRWGVLPPVSTLYVGGGTPTVLDAPQWSELIALLEERLPLQDGAEVSVEANPGTLTAEQLALWRAWRVTRVSIGVQSLDDGELAWLQRPYSAGQAVDALHAALGSGFRVSADLLFGLGGQTLQGWHRTLREVTAAGVGHISAYQLTLHPGTPWGDHPPGGLPEGYPFYRFCQWYLPRHGMPQYEVASFARIGEACRHNLAYWRRTPVLGLGPAAWGFLGGLRYRNHWPPEDWRETLARGELPQAYTERLEGRAAAREAAILALRTAEGIDRAAFAERYGAARLDAVGALLAPCAGAFLSMDADRIALTPRGFRVANAIWELLVD, from the coding sequence ATGGGGTCGCCGCCCCGTGAGCTGGGGGTCTATCTCCACGTTCCCTTCTGCCTCGCCAAGTGTCCCTACTGCCCCTTCCCGAGCCGGCCCCTTCGAAGACGGGAGGCCGACGCCTACCTGCAGGCACTGAGAGAGGAACTCGATCTGTGGAAGGGGCGGTGGGGCGTCCTCCCTCCAGTGTCGACACTCTATGTCGGCGGCGGCACCCCTACGGTCCTGGACGCCCCGCAGTGGTCGGAGCTGATCGCCCTGCTGGAGGAGCGTCTGCCTCTTCAGGATGGAGCCGAGGTGTCTGTGGAGGCCAATCCTGGGACCCTCACGGCGGAACAGCTCGCCCTGTGGCGCGCGTGGCGGGTGACCAGGGTCAGCATCGGGGTGCAGAGCCTGGATGACGGCGAACTGGCCTGGCTGCAGCGTCCCTACAGCGCCGGGCAGGCCGTGGACGCCCTCCATGCGGCCCTGGGATCGGGGTTTCGGGTGAGCGCCGACCTGCTCTTCGGCCTCGGCGGACAGACCCTCCAGGGTTGGCACCGGACGCTGCGGGAGGTGACTGCCGCCGGTGTGGGCCACATCTCCGCCTACCAGCTGACGCTGCATCCGGGAACGCCATGGGGGGACCATCCGCCCGGCGGTCTGCCCGAGGGCTATCCCTTCTACCGGTTCTGCCAGTGGTATCTGCCCCGGCACGGCATGCCCCAGTACGAGGTGGCGAGTTTCGCGCGCATCGGGGAAGCCTGCCGGCACAACCTGGCCTACTGGCGGCGGACGCCGGTGCTTGGGCTGGGGCCCGCCGCCTGGGGGTTCCTGGGGGGGCTGCGCTACCGCAACCACTGGCCGCCGGAAGACTGGAGGGAAACCCTGGCCCGGGGGGAGCTCCCCCAGGCCTACACGGAGCGTCTGGAGGGGCGGGCGGCCGCCCGCGAGGCGGCCATCCTGGCGCTGCGGACAGCGGAAGGCATCGACCGGGCCGCCTTTGCGGAACGCTACGGAGCGGCCCGGCTCGACGCCGTTGGAGCGCTGCTGGCCCCCTGTGCCGGCGCCTTCCTCTCCATGGACGCAGACCGGATCGCCCTGACCCCCAGGGGGTTCCGGGTGGCCAACGCGATCTGGGAACTGCTGGTGGACTGA
- a CDS encoding ABC transporter ATP-binding protein: protein MLEVSNLVAGYDEIAVLHGISLEVSDGEVVALVGSNGAGKTTTMRCISGLLKPRSGSITFAGEEIGGMPAAKVVGKGLAYVPEGRLLFGKLSIRENLELGAYLQRDRARIDERLDFVLTLFPRLKERLDQKAETMSGGEQQMVAIARGLMSMPRMLMIDEMSLGLMPSLVERVMQTVLEIKKTGITVFLVEQMVQDALEIADRGYVLQSGQIVLSGSASELLNSEEVRQAYMGM from the coding sequence ATGCTTGAGGTCAGCAACCTGGTAGCGGGATACGACGAGATCGCCGTGCTCCACGGGATCTCCCTGGAGGTGAGCGACGGAGAGGTGGTGGCCCTGGTGGGTTCCAACGGCGCCGGGAAGACCACCACCATGCGCTGCATCTCGGGCCTTCTGAAACCACGCAGCGGCAGCATTACCTTCGCCGGCGAGGAGATCGGCGGCATGCCGGCGGCCAAGGTGGTGGGCAAGGGGCTCGCCTATGTCCCCGAGGGGAGGCTGCTCTTCGGGAAGCTCTCCATCCGGGAGAACCTCGAGCTGGGCGCCTATCTCCAGCGGGATCGTGCCAGGATCGACGAACGCCTGGACTTTGTGCTCACCCTCTTCCCGCGGCTCAAGGAGCGGCTGGACCAGAAGGCCGAGACCATGAGCGGCGGCGAACAGCAGATGGTGGCCATCGCCAGGGGGCTGATGAGCATGCCCCGGATGCTCATGATAGACGAGATGAGCCTGGGGCTCATGCCGAGCCTGGTGGAACGGGTGATGCAGACCGTTCTGGAGATCAAAAAGACCGGCATCACCGTCTTTCTGGTGGAGCAGATGGTGCAGGACGCCCTGGAGATCGCCGACCGGGGCTATGTCCTCCAGTCGGGACAGATCGTCCTCTCCGGATCGGCCTCGGAACTGCTCAACAGCGAGGAGGTGCGCCAGGCCTACATGGGTATGTAG
- a CDS encoding pyridoxal phosphate-dependent aminotransferase — translation MMQIAKRSGRLLGEAAFDVLARVKEEEGKGRDIVSFAIGEPDFDTPQRVKDAAIRALQEGATHYTPSPGTAAFRQAVAKKVSAQAGVAITPQQVLAFPGVKPVLFCSLMSIIDEGDEVVMPTPGFPAYGSLIRYAGGTPVPLPLREDRGFGFDARELRRLVGPKTSAIIINSPHNPTGGVLTDEQLQTVADLAEEHDLWVVSDEVYRAFVYDGGHTSFLSLPGMRERTILVDGFSKTYAMTGWRLGYGVMPDELVPRVSLLVTNSVSCTSAFTQAAGVAALDECDDDVAAMVEEYRVRRDLIVEGLNGLPGVRCPEPPGAFYAFANVTELCARLGLDGAEALQDYLLEHAGVAVLARSCFGDRFPGERDEYLRFCYATDRARIGEGIDRLAALLGHNA, via the coding sequence GTGATGCAGATTGCGAAACGATCCGGGCGGCTGCTCGGCGAGGCGGCCTTCGACGTGCTGGCCAGGGTCAAGGAAGAGGAAGGAAAGGGCAGGGATATCGTGAGCTTCGCCATCGGCGAACCCGACTTCGACACCCCCCAGCGCGTGAAGGACGCGGCGATCCGGGCGCTGCAGGAGGGGGCCACCCACTACACGCCCTCCCCCGGAACGGCGGCCTTCCGGCAGGCCGTGGCAAAGAAGGTCTCGGCCCAGGCGGGGGTGGCGATCACGCCGCAGCAGGTGCTGGCCTTCCCGGGGGTGAAGCCGGTGCTCTTCTGCAGCCTCATGTCCATCATCGACGAGGGCGACGAGGTGGTCATGCCCACACCGGGCTTCCCCGCCTACGGGTCGCTGATCCGGTACGCCGGCGGAACCCCCGTGCCGCTGCCGCTCCGCGAGGACCGGGGCTTCGGCTTCGACGCCCGGGAGCTGCGGCGCCTGGTGGGGCCGAAAACGAGCGCCATCATCATCAACAGCCCCCACAACCCCACCGGCGGGGTGCTGACCGACGAGCAGCTGCAGACCGTGGCCGATCTGGCCGAAGAGCACGACCTCTGGGTTGTCTCCGACGAGGTCTACCGGGCCTTTGTCTACGACGGGGGCCACACGAGCTTTCTCTCCCTCCCGGGGATGCGGGAGCGCACGATCCTGGTGGACGGCTTCTCCAAGACCTACGCCATGACGGGCTGGCGGCTCGGGTACGGGGTGATGCCCGATGAGCTGGTGCCCAGGGTGAGCCTGCTGGTGACCAATTCCGTCTCCTGTACGTCGGCGTTCACCCAGGCGGCGGGGGTGGCGGCGCTTGATGAGTGCGACGACGATGTGGCGGCCATGGTCGAGGAATACCGGGTGCGGCGGGATCTGATCGTGGAGGGGCTGAACGGCCTCCCCGGCGTCCGCTGTCCCGAACCGCCCGGGGCCTTCTACGCCTTCGCCAACGTTACGGAGCTCTGCGCCCGCCTCGGTCTGGACGGTGCGGAGGCGCTGCAGGACTACCTGCTGGAACATGCCGGCGTGGCCGTACTGGCCCGGAGCTGCTTCGGCGACCGCTTCCCCGGGGAGAGGGACGAGTACCTCCGTTTCTGCTATGCTACGGATAGAGCGCGTATCGGCGAGGGGATCGACCGCCTCGCGGCGCTGCTCGGCCACAACGCCTGA
- a CDS encoding ABC transporter ATP-binding protein — protein MALLEIRNVTKKFGALVANNEVSFSVEEGTIVGLIGPNGAGKTTLFNCISGFFPPTSGTITFDGRDVTGLPPHRVARLGAARTFQVVMPLQEMTVLDNVMVGSFLRYRNANKARERAMEMLDLCEMLDRKDHYAAQLTIAGKKRLEIARALATEPKLLMLDEAMAGLTSSEVKQAVELVKKLRDKGITLLLVEHIMEAVMPIADSMVVLDGGQKIAEDVPANVAQDERVIAAYLGQKFVEKQKGARGNA, from the coding sequence ATGGCACTGCTCGAAATCCGCAATGTCACCAAGAAGTTCGGCGCCCTCGTGGCGAACAACGAAGTGAGTTTCTCGGTGGAAGAGGGGACCATCGTCGGGCTGATCGGCCCCAACGGTGCCGGGAAGACGACGCTGTTCAACTGCATCAGCGGGTTCTTTCCCCCCACCTCGGGGACCATCACCTTCGACGGCAGGGATGTCACCGGGCTGCCGCCCCACAGGGTGGCCAGGCTGGGGGCGGCCCGGACCTTCCAGGTGGTGATGCCGCTCCAGGAGATGACGGTGCTGGACAACGTGATGGTGGGCTCCTTCCTGCGCTACCGGAATGCGAACAAGGCCCGGGAGAGGGCCATGGAGATGCTCGATCTCTGCGAGATGCTGGACCGGAAGGACCACTACGCCGCCCAGCTCACCATCGCCGGCAAGAAACGGCTGGAGATAGCCCGGGCCCTGGCCACGGAACCGAAGCTGCTGATGCTCGACGAGGCCATGGCCGGGCTGACCTCCAGCGAGGTGAAACAGGCTGTGGAGCTGGTGAAAAAGCTCCGGGACAAGGGGATCACCCTCCTGCTGGTGGAGCACATCATGGAGGCGGTGATGCCCATCGCCGACAGCATGGTGGTGCTTGACGGCGGGCAGAAGATCGCCGAGGATGTCCCCGCCAATGTGGCGCAGGACGAACGGGTCATCGCCGCGTACCTCGGACAGAAGTTCGTGGAGAAACAGAAGGGGGCACGGGGCAATGCTTGA
- the lepA gene encoding translation elongation factor 4, which yields MASSKLRNFCIIAHVDHGKSTLADRFLENTETVESRTLKQQHLDTLELERERGITIKLVPVRMRYRASDGEEYILNLIDTPGHVDFSYEVSRSLAACEGGLLVVDAAQGVEAQTVANAYLAVEQDLELIPVVNKIDLPSARPMHVLEEAEEVIGLDIENAVLASAKDGTGVPEILEAIVRLVPPPGGDAEAPLKAMIFDSVYDNYRGVICYIRVMEGTVRAGDQIRFMATGRDDEVEEVGYFTPLKKACSHLEAGDVGYVIANLKTVGQAKVGDTVTHTSRRAERPLPGYRPIKQVVFCGLYPVERDAYPQLRDALEKLQMNDAAISFEPENSPALGFGFRCGFLGLLHMEITRERLQREFGVELVATAPNVVYELLLTDGTVMEAHRPSDFPEQVEIEEIREPYIRLTVLVPPDYVGPVMQLCEEKRGDFGTMEYITPERVRLVYDVPLAEFIMDFHDRIKSATRGFASLDYDHIGNRSDSLVKVDILVAGDPVDAFSFICHQDDAYHRAHGVMQKLKQLIPRQLFEVPLQAAIGKRVLVRMNVKPIRKDVLAKCYGGDITRKRKLLEKQKEGKRKMKQIGKVSIPQEAFLAFMKVDEDE from the coding sequence GTGGCGTCATCGAAGTTACGGAACTTTTGCATCATCGCGCATGTGGACCACGGGAAATCGACGCTTGCCGACCGGTTTCTGGAGAATACCGAGACGGTTGAGTCCCGGACACTGAAGCAGCAGCATCTGGATACGCTGGAGCTGGAGCGGGAGCGGGGGATCACCATCAAGCTCGTTCCGGTGCGGATGCGGTACCGGGCCTCCGACGGCGAGGAGTATATCCTGAACCTCATCGACACGCCGGGGCACGTGGATTTCAGCTACGAGGTGTCCCGCTCCCTGGCGGCCTGCGAGGGCGGATTGCTGGTGGTCGACGCCGCCCAGGGGGTGGAGGCCCAGACGGTGGCCAACGCCTATCTGGCCGTGGAGCAGGATCTGGAGCTGATCCCGGTGGTGAACAAGATCGACCTCCCCTCGGCGCGGCCGATGCACGTTCTGGAGGAGGCCGAGGAGGTCATCGGCCTGGATATCGAGAATGCCGTGCTGGCCAGCGCCAAGGACGGGACCGGCGTTCCGGAGATCCTGGAGGCGATTGTCCGGCTGGTGCCGCCTCCCGGGGGCGATGCGGAGGCGCCGCTGAAGGCGATGATCTTCGACTCCGTCTACGACAACTACCGCGGTGTCATCTGCTATATCCGGGTGATGGAAGGGACGGTGCGTGCCGGCGATCAGATCCGCTTCATGGCCACCGGCCGGGACGACGAGGTGGAGGAGGTGGGCTACTTCACGCCGCTCAAGAAGGCCTGCAGCCACCTGGAGGCCGGCGACGTGGGGTACGTGATCGCCAACCTCAAGACCGTCGGACAGGCCAAGGTGGGCGACACCGTCACCCACACCAGCCGGAGGGCCGAGCGGCCGCTGCCCGGCTACCGGCCGATCAAGCAGGTGGTCTTCTGCGGACTCTACCCGGTGGAGCGGGACGCCTACCCCCAGCTCCGGGACGCCCTGGAGAAGCTGCAGATGAACGATGCGGCGATCAGCTTCGAGCCGGAGAACTCCCCGGCTCTGGGCTTCGGCTTCCGCTGCGGCTTCCTCGGATTGCTGCATATGGAGATCACCAGGGAGCGGCTGCAGCGGGAGTTCGGTGTGGAGCTGGTGGCCACGGCCCCCAACGTGGTCTACGAGCTGCTCCTCACCGACGGAACGGTGATGGAGGCCCACCGACCTTCGGACTTCCCCGAGCAGGTGGAGATCGAGGAGATCCGGGAACCCTATATTCGTCTCACGGTGCTGGTGCCGCCGGACTATGTGGGGCCGGTGATGCAGCTCTGCGAGGAGAAACGGGGCGACTTCGGCACCATGGAGTACATCACGCCGGAGCGGGTGCGCCTGGTCTACGATGTGCCGCTGGCGGAGTTCATCATGGATTTCCACGACCGGATCAAGTCGGCCACCCGGGGGTTCGCCTCGCTGGACTACGATCACATCGGCAACCGGTCGGACAGTCTGGTGAAGGTGGATATCCTGGTGGCCGGCGACCCGGTGGACGCCTTCTCCTTCATCTGTCATCAGGACGACGCCTACCACCGGGCCCACGGGGTGATGCAGAAGCTGAAGCAGCTCATCCCCCGGCAGCTCTTCGAGGTGCCGCTGCAGGCGGCCATCGGCAAGCGGGTGCTGGTGCGGATGAACGTGAAGCCCATCCGCAAGGATGTGCTCGCCAAATGCTACGGCGGCGACATCACCCGGAAGCGCAAGCTGCTGGAAAAGCAGAAGGAGGGCAAGCGGAAGATGAAGCAGATCGGCAAGGTGTCGATCCCCCAGGAGGCCTTCCTGGCCTTCATGAAGGTGGATGAAGACGAGTAG
- a CDS encoding branched-chain amino acid ABC transporter permease produces the protein MNLARKDYLLAAVFGIFALLPLIPGVLPSSFTQHVFLLIFLYASMSQSWNVLGGYCGQVSFGHSVFFGIGAYGAGMAVVHFQTLPWPGVIVGAFAAAAVAMVISYPVFKLTGHYFAIATFAIVEIFNRLFMVWDWVGGALGLDYGLTDTGIANFVWYESKVPYYYGALGLMVIVFSTVRWIERNRLGYLLRAVREGQDASESLGVNSTWTKLTAMGVSAFLAALCGAFYAQYNFRVDPPMVMSLDVSMKFVLITLLGGTGTLWGPLLGAAVLIPLQEYTRAMFGGLGGGLDLIIFGLLIILVVVKQPRGIMGILEDLTRGRKSRKQSEKGGA, from the coding sequence ATGAATCTGGCACGAAAGGACTACCTTCTCGCGGCGGTCTTCGGGATCTTCGCCCTGCTGCCGCTCATCCCCGGTGTGCTGCCCAGCTCCTTCACGCAGCACGTCTTTCTGCTGATCTTCCTCTACGCCTCCATGTCTCAGTCCTGGAATGTCCTGGGCGGGTACTGCGGTCAGGTCTCCTTCGGGCACTCCGTCTTCTTCGGCATCGGCGCCTACGGCGCCGGGATGGCGGTGGTGCACTTCCAGACGCTGCCCTGGCCGGGTGTGATCGTCGGCGCCTTCGCCGCGGCCGCGGTGGCGATGGTGATCAGCTACCCGGTGTTCAAGCTCACGGGGCACTACTTCGCCATCGCCACCTTCGCGATCGTGGAGATCTTCAACCGTCTCTTCATGGTCTGGGACTGGGTCGGCGGCGCCCTGGGGCTCGACTACGGGCTGACCGATACCGGCATCGCCAATTTCGTCTGGTACGAGTCCAAGGTGCCCTACTACTACGGGGCCCTCGGCCTGATGGTGATCGTCTTCTCCACGGTGCGCTGGATCGAGCGCAACCGCCTGGGCTACCTGCTCCGGGCTGTCCGGGAAGGCCAGGACGCCTCGGAGTCCCTGGGCGTGAACAGTACGTGGACCAAGCTCACCGCCATGGGTGTCTCGGCGTTCCTGGCGGCGCTCTGCGGCGCCTTCTACGCCCAGTACAACTTCCGCGTGGATCCGCCGATGGTGATGTCCCTGGATGTCTCCATGAAGTTCGTGCTCATCACACTGCTGGGCGGCACGGGGACCCTCTGGGGTCCGCTGCTGGGCGCGGCGGTACTGATTCCGCTGCAGGAGTACACCCGGGCGATGTTCGGCGGTCTCGGCGGCGGGCTCGATCTGATCATCTTCGGTCTGCTGATCATCCTGGTGGTGGTCAAACAGCCCAGGGGGATCATGGGTATCCTCGAGGATCTGACCCGCGGACGGAAGTCGCGGAAGCAGTCGGAGAAGGGGGGCGCGTAG
- a CDS encoding heavy-metal-associated domain-containing protein, giving the protein MQTLVIDVPDMSCDHCVNRIGRALEEAGYPGAQVDLAGKTVTVAAGDENAVLALLDDTGYPSTVKERR; this is encoded by the coding sequence ATGCAGACACTGGTGATCGATGTGCCCGACATGTCCTGCGACCACTGCGTGAACCGGATCGGCAGGGCTCTCGAAGAGGCCGGCTACCCCGGCGCTCAGGTGGACCTTGCCGGCAAGACGGTGACCGTCGCCGCCGGGGACGAGAACGCGGTGCTGGCGCTGCTCGACGACACGGGCTATCCCTCGACGGTGAAGGAACGGAGGTAG
- a CDS encoding heavy metal translocating P-type ATPase yields the protein MTCATCSRIVERSLRKVDGVAYAGVNLATETAFVVLDRDIPQERLEEAVRKAGYGVTHASREEREARRYLDARNRLALAWSVTGPLMVMMGFHMAGTHVAAYLWFETLLGALVLLATGLPTIRSAWIALTHGHANMDVLVSLGTVTAWCTAPATLAGVVDTSFGALGPMILALHLTGRYIESHLRDRAAKEIKALLKIQAREARIRTDDGRELSVPIEGLKTGVTVLVRPGERIPVDGRIEQGRTSVDESMITGESLPVQKEEGAEVTGGSLNLGGALEITATGIGEDSFLARMIGLIQEAQGAKIPIQALADRITNVFVPVVASLAVASGVFWYLGVERFGGFLDAAGSLLPWVTSVREPFSLAVFAFITTIVIACPCALGLATPMALITGTGLASRKGMIIRNAEAIQTAREIGVVVFDKTGTITQGAPRVVWTNLDRQALAVAGAMERNSTHPLATAIADYAPDGQTAVTELREQAGEGVSATVDDDAWFVGKPKETERYRECYAEGATVVEVRKNDRVVGALAVKDPVRADAARGIRRFQEQGIATVMATGDVQETAEAVARQVGIDEVMAGIKPEDKLYVVRRAQSNGAKVLMVGDGMNDAAALKGADIGVAVGSGMDLAIDSADVVVVKGGLPSVADVVGISTKTFAVIRQNLAWAFGYNVVAIPLAMMGLLHPVIAESAMALSSISVVLNSLRIKQ from the coding sequence ATGACCTGCGCCACCTGCTCCCGCATCGTGGAGCGGTCGCTCCGCAAGGTGGACGGCGTGGCCTACGCGGGGGTCAACCTGGCCACGGAGACGGCCTTCGTGGTGCTCGACCGGGACATCCCCCAGGAGCGCCTGGAGGAAGCGGTCCGCAAAGCCGGGTACGGGGTGACCCACGCGAGCCGCGAGGAACGCGAGGCGCGGCGCTATCTGGACGCCCGCAACCGGCTGGCGCTGGCCTGGAGCGTCACGGGCCCGCTGATGGTGATGATGGGCTTCCACATGGCCGGGACCCACGTGGCGGCCTACCTCTGGTTCGAGACGCTGCTGGGGGCGCTGGTGCTGCTCGCCACGGGACTGCCGACGATCCGGAGCGCCTGGATCGCCCTCACCCACGGCCACGCCAACATGGATGTGCTGGTGAGCCTGGGGACCGTGACGGCCTGGTGTACGGCCCCCGCCACGCTGGCGGGGGTTGTGGACACCTCCTTCGGGGCGCTGGGGCCGATGATCCTGGCCCTCCACCTGACCGGGCGCTATATCGAGTCCCACCTGCGGGACCGGGCCGCCAAGGAGATCAAGGCCCTGCTGAAGATCCAGGCCCGGGAGGCCCGCATCCGCACCGACGACGGCCGGGAGCTCAGTGTCCCCATCGAGGGGCTGAAGACCGGCGTGACGGTGCTGGTGCGCCCCGGGGAACGGATCCCCGTGGACGGCCGCATCGAACAGGGGCGGACCTCGGTGGACGAATCGATGATCACCGGCGAGTCCCTGCCGGTGCAGAAAGAAGAGGGCGCCGAGGTAACCGGCGGGTCGCTGAACCTCGGCGGCGCCCTGGAGATCACGGCGACGGGGATCGGCGAGGACAGCTTCCTGGCCCGGATGATCGGGCTGATCCAGGAGGCCCAGGGCGCCAAGATCCCCATCCAGGCGCTGGCCGACCGGATCACCAACGTCTTCGTACCGGTGGTGGCCTCGCTGGCCGTGGCGAGCGGTGTCTTCTGGTATCTCGGCGTGGAGCGCTTCGGCGGCTTCCTCGACGCCGCGGGAAGCCTTCTCCCCTGGGTGACCTCCGTCCGGGAGCCCTTCTCCCTGGCGGTCTTCGCCTTCATCACCACCATCGTCATCGCCTGCCCCTGCGCCCTGGGACTGGCCACGCCCATGGCGCTGATCACCGGGACGGGGCTGGCCTCGCGCAAGGGCATGATCATCCGGAACGCCGAGGCCATCCAGACGGCCCGGGAGATCGGTGTGGTGGTCTTCGACAAGACGGGGACCATCACCCAGGGTGCGCCCAGGGTGGTCTGGACGAACCTCGACAGGCAGGCGCTGGCTGTGGCAGGGGCCATGGAGCGCAACTCCACCCATCCCCTGGCGACGGCCATCGCCGACTACGCACCGGACGGGCAGACCGCCGTGACAGAGCTCCGGGAGCAGGCCGGCGAGGGCGTCAGCGCCACGGTGGACGACGACGCCTGGTTTGTGGGCAAACCGAAGGAAACGGAACGGTACCGGGAGTGCTACGCCGAAGGCGCCACGGTGGTGGAGGTGCGCAAAAACGACAGGGTCGTCGGGGCCCTCGCCGTGAAGGATCCGGTGCGCGCCGACGCCGCCCGGGGGATCCGGCGCTTCCAGGAGCAGGGCATCGCCACGGTGATGGCCACCGGCGATGTGCAAGAGACCGCCGAGGCGGTGGCCCGGCAGGTGGGGATCGATGAGGTCATGGCGGGCATCAAGCCGGAGGACAAGCTCTACGTGGTGCGCCGCGCCCAGAGCAACGGCGCGAAGGTGCTCATGGTGGGCGACGGCATGAACGACGCCGCGGCGCTCAAGGGGGCCGACATCGGTGTTGCCGTGGGAAGCGGCATGGACCTGGCCATCGACAGCGCCGATGTGGTGGTCGTCAAGGGCGGTCTGCCCTCGGTGGCCGACGTGGTGGGGATCTCCACCAAGACCTTCGCCGTGATCCGGCAGAACCTCGCCTGGGCCTTCGGCTACAATGTGGTGGCCATCCCGCTGGCCATGATGGGGCTGCTCCACCCGGTGATCGCCGAGAGCGCCATGGCGCTGAGCTCCATATCGGTGGTCCTCAACTCGCTGCGGATCAAACAGTAA
- a CDS encoding flippase, protein MSQDRYKKTLAATGKQAGLVFVYRSMGYLLGFVAQAAIARLLGADSYGLFSLGMSITQVGMLIAIFGMQQGLSRFLGQYNGRREYGRSRVVVRTAFTTGMVLAAALAAVLLVFGPGIAGGLFHEPRLVPILPWFALILAFSIANQLLTAAFRGFKKPSVAMFCNEVLRRSLRLALFGLLYLAGFRLLGIVLATVLAWAVGAAVLALRFRTLGRGRPHQEITPALRTATARKFLRFSTGMFFITATGFFRNQVNRLLVGVFLLSKDVGLFTAAMSVSKLATFFLQATNTIFAPTIAELYHSGDHEMLEALHRTVVRWVVSATLPLAIWFFLFAGEIMLVFGPDFVPAADVLRILAVGQVVSALSGPVGQLLAMTRHQRCVMANSALVAALNVTLNILLLPRLGITGSAIAGMVSLSAINILMMIQVKRLLNLQPFSRAYWKQGLAAALCTGLYLGLGALPLATPLLRALAALPLGYLLTGGLFLLLGFEKEDRYVLGLVKRRFTRATTPK, encoded by the coding sequence ATGTCGCAGGACAGGTACAAGAAGACCCTCGCCGCCACGGGAAAGCAGGCGGGGCTCGTCTTTGTCTACCGCAGCATGGGCTATCTGCTGGGCTTTGTCGCCCAGGCGGCCATCGCCCGGCTCCTCGGCGCCGACAGCTACGGCCTCTTCTCGCTGGGCATGTCCATCACCCAGGTGGGCATGCTCATCGCCATCTTCGGCATGCAGCAGGGGCTCTCCCGGTTTCTCGGGCAGTACAACGGCCGGCGGGAGTACGGCCGCAGCCGCGTGGTGGTCCGAACGGCCTTCACCACGGGGATGGTGCTCGCCGCTGCCCTGGCGGCGGTGCTCCTGGTTTTCGGCCCGGGGATCGCCGGGGGGCTCTTCCACGAGCCGCGGCTGGTCCCGATCCTCCCCTGGTTCGCCCTGATCCTGGCCTTCAGTATCGCCAATCAGCTGCTGACGGCCGCCTTCCGGGGGTTCAAAAAGCCCTCTGTGGCCATGTTCTGCAACGAGGTGCTGCGCCGGAGCCTCCGGCTCGCCCTCTTCGGTCTGCTCTACCTGGCGGGGTTCCGACTGCTGGGGATTGTCCTGGCCACGGTCCTCGCCTGGGCCGTCGGCGCGGCGGTCCTCGCTCTGCGGTTCCGCACACTCGGCAGAGGGCGCCCGCATCAGGAGATAACCCCGGCACTCCGGACCGCCACGGCAAGGAAGTTCCTCCGCTTTTCCACGGGGATGTTCTTCATCACCGCCACCGGGTTCTTCCGGAATCAGGTGAACCGTCTGCTGGTCGGTGTCTTCCTGCTCTCCAAAGATGTGGGGCTCTTCACCGCGGCGATGAGCGTTTCCAAGCTGGCCACCTTCTTCCTGCAGGCCACGAACACCATCTTCGCCCCCACCATCGCCGAGCTCTACCACAGCGGCGACCACGAGATGCTGGAAGCGCTGCACCGGACGGTGGTCCGCTGGGTGGTGTCCGCCACGCTGCCGCTGGCGATCTGGTTCTTCCTCTTCGCCGGGGAGATCATGCTGGTCTTCGGCCCCGATTTTGTTCCCGCGGCGGATGTCCTGCGGATCCTGGCGGTGGGCCAGGTGGTGAGCGCCCTTTCCGGGCCGGTGGGACAGCTGCTTGCCATGACCAGGCACCAGCGCTGCGTGATGGCCAACAGCGCTCTGGTGGCGGCGCTGAATGTGACGCTCAATATCCTGCTGCTGCCGCGGCTGGGCATCACCGGCTCTGCCATCGCGGGGATGGTCTCGCTCTCTGCGATCAACATCCTGATGATGATCCAGGTGAAACGTCTGCTGAATCTCCAGCCCTTCTCACGGGCCTACTGGAAGCAGGGGCTCGCGGCGGCGCTCTGTACCGGGCTCTACCTGGGCCTCGGCGCGCTCCCCCTGGCCACGCCCCTCCTCCGGGCGCTCGCCGCCCTGCCGCTGGGCTACCTGCTGACGGGCGGTCTCTTCCTCCTGCTGGGCTTCGAAAAGGAGGACCGCTACGTTCTCGGCCTGGTGAAACGGCGTTTCACCAGAGCCACCACACCGAAGTGA